The Bacillota bacterium genome includes a region encoding these proteins:
- a CDS encoding 2-amino-3,7-dideoxy-D-threo-hept-6-ulosonate synthase, translated as MTGKEVRLRRIFRGGRSFVSALDYGAFMGPAPGIHDPASIVRQVVEGGADAILVNPGVARSEWPTYAGRCGLIVRLTGGATRYNPDMSYHTLVCGVEEAVSLGADAVCVMVIVGASQEQRMFENMARVVSQAARYGLPVLAEVIPADTSMNNDTECIAMCARAGYELGADFIKTYFTGKGFDRIVNACRVPIVIAGGPRTSDPISVTREALDAGAAGIAFGRNVFEAEDPGAMARELARVVHGDGREEVSWR; from the coding sequence GTGACAGGCAAGGAAGTCAGGCTGCGGAGGATTTTCCGAGGGGGCAGGAGCTTTGTCAGCGCCCTCGATTACGGTGCGTTCATGGGACCGGCCCCAGGGATACACGATCCAGCGTCCATCGTACGACAGGTCGTGGAGGGTGGCGCGGACGCCATTCTCGTCAACCCGGGCGTGGCCAGGAGCGAGTGGCCGACGTATGCCGGGCGGTGTGGGCTCATTGTCCGTCTCACGGGAGGCGCGACTCGCTACAATCCCGACATGTCCTACCACACGCTCGTCTGCGGCGTGGAAGAGGCTGTATCGCTGGGGGCCGACGCTGTGTGTGTCATGGTCATCGTGGGTGCCTCTCAGGAGCAGCGCATGTTCGAGAACATGGCGCGTGTCGTGTCGCAGGCCGCAAGGTACGGCTTGCCCGTGCTCGCTGAGGTCATTCCAGCCGACACGAGCATGAACAACGATACTGAGTGCATAGCGATGTGTGCCAGAGCAGGGTACGAGCTTGGCGCGGACTTCATCAAGACCTACTTCACCGGTAAGGGCTTCGATAGGATCGTCAACGCGTGCAGGGTCCCGATAGTGATCGCGGGCGGACCGCGCACATCGGACCCCATCAGCGTGACCAGAGAGGCCCTTGACGCAGGGGCGGCGGGGATCGCGTTCGGCCGTAACGTCTTCGAGGCGGAAGACCCTGGGGCTATGGCGCGCGAGCTTGCAAGGGTGGTCCACGGAGATGGACGAGAGGAAGTGTCTTGGCGGTGA
- a CDS encoding carbohydrate kinase family protein, translated as MKTVVALGAAAIDMLFRVDRLPGPDEMVFAEDGPYLLPGGSTANIAVGLARLGLTSRFVGKVGRDDNGRRLLEAFEREGVDSSFVLVDDQGRTAETIIAVDRKGTRVIFSLGGTAILEAPGEFREEALEGAAALYVGEAMPSVGVRVMRAAKDRGALIVYGPGGALSGLGTDALADMIRLADYLVLSRGEVSLLTGKADLDAAMTALTDAGATRVVVTQGDRGADLFELNVDGGTPAGTVERWHRDALKVPVVDTTGAGDAFTSGFIRGVVAGLERDQCLALGNACGALAVSKMGAREALPVWEEVRALIAPPGRPSGTSSKSSTRSWRDTEDGSAPASE; from the coding sequence ATGAAGACCGTTGTTGCGCTGGGTGCCGCTGCCATCGATATGTTGTTCAGAGTGGACAGGCTTCCGGGGCCTGATGAGATGGTATTCGCTGAAGACGGTCCCTATCTATTGCCCGGCGGCTCAACCGCGAACATCGCCGTGGGCCTGGCTCGCCTGGGATTGACCTCGCGTTTCGTAGGGAAGGTCGGCCGTGACGACAACGGGAGGCGACTCCTCGAGGCGTTCGAGCGCGAGGGGGTGGACTCCTCGTTCGTCCTTGTCGATGACCAAGGGAGGACCGCCGAAACCATCATCGCTGTTGATCGCAAGGGCACGCGGGTCATATTCTCGCTGGGTGGCACGGCCATTCTCGAGGCACCGGGGGAGTTCCGGGAAGAAGCCCTTGAAGGTGCGGCCGCCCTCTACGTTGGCGAGGCAATGCCCTCCGTCGGCGTGAGGGTCATGAGAGCCGCAAAGGACAGAGGGGCTCTCATTGTCTATGGCCCGGGCGGCGCGCTCTCCGGCCTGGGAACGGACGCGCTTGCCGACATGATACGCCTCGCGGACTATCTCGTGCTCAGCCGAGGCGAAGTGAGCCTCCTTACCGGAAAGGCAGACCTTGATGCGGCCATGACCGCGCTCACGGACGCGGGCGCGACGCGTGTAGTGGTGACTCAAGGAGACAGGGGGGCGGATCTCTTCGAGCTAAACGTGGACGGGGGGACGCCAGCTGGGACCGTTGAGAGATGGCATCGTGACGCCTTGAAGGTTCCAGTTGTGGATACGACAGGTGCTGGAGACGCCTTTACATCGGGATTCATACGGGGCGTCGTCGCCGGCCTCGAGCGCGACCAGTGCTTGGCCTTAGGCAACGCATGCGGGGCGCTCGCAGTCTCGAAGATGGGAGCGAGGGAGGCATTGCCCGTCTGGGAAGAGGTTCGCGCTTTGATCGCGCCGCCTGGACGGCCATCGGGCACATCGAGTAAATCGAGCACAAGGAGTTGGAGAGACACAGAAGATGGAAGTGCTCCGGCGAGTGAATAG
- a CDS encoding alcohol dehydrogenase catalytic domain-containing protein: MKAAVYYSPRDVRVEEVPMPRLEAGEALLKVEYCGVCGTDVKTYLRGHPMFEPPCILGHEPVGEIVEVRQGRAGRGMERFSVGDKVAVAPYVPCDNCRQCLKGRQEMCASKDGISGAFCEYVRVPSQVLAKGVSRIPDALSARVACLAEPLACCLNALEVTPFDPGDCVLVHGAGPMGLLMLELCKARGAGSILVSEPCDARRSEAQRRGAQVIDPRQEDVRARVSSETRGDGADAAFICVGAGDALKDAVASVAPGGKVNVFGGFPSGSSVALDPNAIHYREVAILGSFGFAPRHFHMAMRLLGSGRLDVEDLVSREFTLEDVGLALDAGASGETLKVLLRCS; this comes from the coding sequence GTGAAGGCGGCTGTGTACTATAGCCCGAGGGACGTGCGCGTGGAGGAAGTCCCCATGCCGAGACTCGAGGCGGGTGAGGCCCTCCTGAAGGTCGAGTACTGTGGAGTCTGCGGGACGGACGTCAAGACGTACCTGAGGGGACACCCCATGTTTGAGCCGCCGTGCATCCTCGGCCATGAACCGGTGGGCGAGATCGTGGAAGTGCGTCAAGGCCGTGCTGGGCGGGGGATGGAACGCTTCTCGGTCGGAGACAAGGTGGCGGTAGCGCCCTACGTTCCGTGCGACAACTGTCGGCAGTGCCTCAAAGGAAGGCAGGAGATGTGCGCTTCGAAGGACGGGATATCAGGCGCATTTTGCGAGTACGTCAGAGTCCCCAGCCAAGTCCTGGCCAAGGGGGTGTCCAGGATCCCCGACGCCTTGTCGGCGAGGGTTGCATGTCTCGCCGAGCCCCTGGCGTGCTGCCTGAACGCGCTGGAAGTCACACCGTTCGACCCGGGTGATTGCGTGCTCGTCCATGGCGCCGGCCCCATGGGCCTTCTCATGCTGGAGCTGTGCAAGGCGAGGGGAGCTGGGTCGATTCTCGTGAGCGAACCGTGTGACGCGAGACGTTCCGAGGCCCAGCGGCGCGGCGCCCAGGTCATTGACCCGCGGCAAGAAGATGTGCGCGCTCGAGTCTCGTCGGAGACACGAGGCGATGGCGCCGATGCAGCCTTCATATGCGTGGGCGCAGGTGACGCCCTCAAGGATGCTGTGGCGTCCGTCGCCCCCGGCGGCAAGGTGAACGTCTTCGGGGGCTTCCCGAGCGGATCGAGCGTGGCTCTGGACCCGAATGCTATCCACTACCGTGAGGTCGCGATCCTTGGTAGTTTCGGCTTTGCTCCTCGTCACTTTCACATGGCCATGAGGCTCCTCGGGTCGGGAAGACTCGACGTCGAGGACCTCGTGAGCCGAGAGTTCACCCTTGAAGACGTTGGGCTCGCCCTGGACGCCGGGGCCTCCGGAGAGACCCTGAAGGTGCTCTTGAGGTGCTCTTGA
- a CDS encoding alkaline phosphatase family protein, translating to MTSQWLKGLYRAFLVLTACFLAAAATAAASGGPGDQTRAVVALVILDGCPAQSLDALPPEAFLRRMASTGLYQHVKTVFPSSTAAGHAAILTGKWPEENGITGKQFVGEDGELSGFSSPSLLEARTIIQRAAELGIRTALVSGKEGVRTLFCEGADLAASPATAPPWVLETVGPPPDESAQYEDYCGWYEKLDGWVVDVACAFAKDAGPSSFIVLNLAGPDKVGHRCGPVPARETTRCLVAAGEALERLTATLEEVAGTNWAVVVTADHGMTYVDKAITPADLLDGFDEADCVYSLDGGVMGVWPAATKQDAVVAALKGAEGVLGVITTSSAERASLHAGHPRSAPIIAIAERGYMFIESAAFMEYTKGSHGALLDTDVTVPLIVYGPQAGRVDLSKVRDTVEIAAVTAELLGGLGD from the coding sequence ATGACTTCCCAGTGGCTCAAGGGGTTGTATCGGGCCTTCCTTGTGCTCACGGCATGCTTCCTGGCGGCCGCTGCGACTGCGGCCGCCAGCGGCGGCCCTGGCGATCAGACTCGTGCTGTGGTAGCGCTCGTAATCCTCGATGGCTGCCCGGCTCAGTCGCTAGACGCGCTTCCGCCGGAGGCATTCCTCAGACGGATGGCGTCGACAGGGCTTTACCAGCATGTGAAGACTGTGTTCCCGTCCTCCACGGCTGCCGGGCATGCAGCGATATTGACCGGCAAGTGGCCGGAGGAGAACGGAATAACTGGCAAGCAGTTCGTTGGGGAAGACGGGGAGCTATCAGGCTTCAGCTCCCCTTCGCTGCTCGAGGCGCGCACCATCATTCAGCGAGCAGCTGAACTTGGCATACGGACAGCGTTGGTCTCCGGGAAGGAAGGCGTTCGAACGCTTTTCTGCGAAGGTGCGGACCTGGCCGCAAGTCCGGCGACGGCACCGCCATGGGTGCTCGAAACCGTTGGACCCCCTCCGGACGAATCCGCTCAGTACGAGGACTACTGCGGCTGGTACGAGAAGCTCGACGGATGGGTGGTAGACGTGGCGTGTGCCTTCGCGAAGGATGCGGGGCCTTCTTCGTTCATCGTGCTCAACCTTGCCGGACCGGACAAGGTGGGCCACAGGTGCGGACCTGTGCCGGCTCGTGAGACCACCAGGTGTCTCGTTGCGGCCGGAGAGGCCCTCGAGAGACTGACGGCAACTCTCGAGGAGGTCGCGGGCACGAATTGGGCCGTGGTTGTGACCGCGGACCACGGAATGACCTACGTGGACAAGGCGATCACACCGGCGGACCTCCTGGACGGCTTCGATGAGGCTGACTGTGTGTACAGCCTCGACGGAGGAGTAATGGGCGTGTGGCCCGCAGCGACGAAGCAGGACGCCGTGGTGGCGGCCCTCAAGGGCGCCGAGGGTGTGCTGGGAGTGATCACGACCTCGAGCGCAGAGCGTGCGTCCCTTCACGCCGGCCATCCGAGGAGCGCGCCGATCATCGCGATTGCAGAACGAGGCTACATGTTCATCGAATCCGCCGCGTTCATGGAGTACACGAAGGGCAGCCATGGCGCGCTTCTAGACACAGACGTGACCGTTCCATTGATAGTGTACGGTCCTCAGGCGGGCAGGGTTGACCTCAGCAAAGTCCGCGACACGGTTGAGATAGCGGCAGTCACAGCCGAGCTCCTGGGGGGACTCGGCGACTAG
- a CDS encoding FGGY-family carbohydrate kinase has translation MSGDRAFVGIDIGTSSVKVGLLAGDSYRVITRPAGLSTSAAGAAEQDARMLWVTVAEATREVLRASGGPRVEAVGLSGHSPSLLAATLSGDPLTPVITWMDRRPLEHGHCSACHASAGHDCGAIGDGPSFEATARWIARLPECREDSEKTLLQPKDFIALRLTGRTCIDSSSASCFRWYDGAKGWNVGQDLDIAGLLPSVVHPWEACGVVTAEAARATGLPAGIPVASGGIDAVMEALGAGLVDTGAACDATGTSTCVSVVQPAEEGRGGSIRHVVSGKIINVAPVSYTGGSLKWALSVLYPGECGATRDWSRLIAEAGASSRPGASGLLFVPHLVGQRSPQANPHARGAFVGLAPGHTRADMLTAVLEGCAYAVRESLEAMLFRMSSAHMVREVRAVGSGARHDPWLQIKADVMGVAYTGMAVTEGAVLGAAILAGYCCGAFTSIEDAAGRFVRNRRVFEPRDEACRVYEAMYQAYREASAGLGLAQKTLAGIRW, from the coding sequence ATGAGTGGTGACAGAGCGTTCGTTGGGATAGACATAGGCACGTCCTCTGTGAAGGTTGGTCTTCTCGCGGGGGACTCATACCGCGTTATAACCCGTCCGGCCGGTCTGAGTACGTCTGCGGCCGGCGCAGCTGAACAGGACGCTCGTATGTTGTGGGTCACGGTGGCGGAGGCGACCCGTGAGGTATTGCGGGCATCGGGAGGACCGCGCGTGGAAGCGGTCGGCCTCTCGGGACACAGCCCTTCCTTGCTGGCTGCAACACTCTCAGGAGACCCACTCACCCCGGTGATCACGTGGATGGACAGAAGACCGCTGGAGCACGGACACTGTTCCGCGTGCCACGCCTCGGCAGGCCACGACTGCGGAGCTATCGGTGATGGACCGTCGTTTGAGGCTACCGCGCGGTGGATCGCTCGTCTTCCTGAATGCCGAGAGGACAGCGAGAAGACACTGCTCCAGCCGAAAGATTTCATCGCCCTTCGCCTCACCGGCAGGACGTGCATTGACTCTTCGTCCGCCTCTTGCTTCCGGTGGTACGATGGGGCCAAAGGCTGGAACGTTGGACAAGACCTCGATATCGCCGGTTTGCTGCCCTCGGTTGTCCACCCATGGGAGGCGTGTGGAGTCGTCACGGCTGAGGCCGCCCGCGCAACAGGGCTCCCTGCCGGCATTCCAGTAGCCTCGGGCGGGATAGACGCGGTCATGGAAGCCCTGGGCGCAGGGCTCGTCGACACGGGGGCTGCATGTGACGCTACAGGCACGTCCACGTGCGTCTCGGTGGTGCAGCCAGCGGAAGAGGGCAGGGGTGGATCGATCAGACATGTGGTATCGGGCAAGATCATCAACGTCGCCCCAGTGTCGTACACGGGTGGCTCGCTGAAGTGGGCCCTGTCCGTACTCTATCCCGGGGAATGCGGCGCCACCCGAGATTGGAGTCGCCTCATAGCCGAGGCCGGTGCCTCTTCTCGACCTGGGGCTTCTGGACTCCTCTTTGTCCCGCACCTCGTTGGCCAGAGGAGCCCTCAGGCGAATCCGCACGCAAGAGGCGCGTTCGTCGGACTCGCGCCAGGACACACCAGGGCCGACATGCTGACGGCCGTGCTCGAGGGGTGTGCCTACGCCGTCAGGGAGAGCCTCGAAGCAATGTTGTTTCGGATGAGTAGCGCCCACATGGTGAGAGAAGTGAGAGCGGTTGGTTCCGGGGCGAGGCACGATCCGTGGCTTCAGATCAAGGCGGACGTGATGGGCGTTGCGTATACAGGCATGGCCGTCACGGAGGGAGCCGTGCTCGGAGCCGCCATACTCGCGGGATACTGTTGCGGGGCGTTCACGTCGATCGAGGACGCTGCGGGGCGATTCGTGCGGAACAGGCGGGTCTTCGAACCCCGCGACGAGGCTTGCCGCGTATATGAGGCCATGTACCAGGCCTACCGAGAGGCGAGCGCAGGTCTTGGGCTCGCTCAGAAGACGCTGGCAGGCATCAGATGGTGA
- a CDS encoding molybdopterin-dependent oxidoreductase, which translates to MRRTLVLFVIMCVVACIAPVTLAQTAKPTGKVVVTVTGDIAVKNSDAGLEFDMAMLEGLGLTKCEVKDPWLGKKVYEGVLISAILRHAGAADTADEVVVVAKDGKKVTVKAADVAKYPIILATKDGGKAIGTGLGGPVKLVFPYDTHPEVEKAYDKNAWNWYVVTLEVKAKP; encoded by the coding sequence ATGCGTAGGACTCTCGTCTTGTTCGTGATCATGTGCGTCGTTGCATGTATTGCGCCTGTCACGTTGGCCCAAACGGCGAAGCCAACAGGGAAAGTCGTGGTCACTGTGACCGGAGACATCGCCGTCAAGAACTCCGACGCCGGGCTTGAGTTCGACATGGCCATGCTCGAGGGGCTCGGCTTGACCAAGTGCGAAGTGAAAGACCCCTGGCTTGGCAAGAAGGTGTATGAGGGAGTCCTCATAAGTGCGATTCTCAGGCACGCGGGAGCGGCTGACACAGCCGACGAAGTCGTGGTGGTCGCGAAGGACGGAAAGAAGGTCACTGTCAAGGCCGCGGATGTCGCCAAGTATCCCATAATCCTTGCCACGAAAGACGGCGGTAAGGCGATAGGAACCGGTCTCGGCGGCCCGGTGAAGTTGGTGTTCCCGTACGACACGCATCCAGAGGTGGAGAAGGCCTACGATAAGAACGCCTGGAACTGGTATGTCGTGACGCTAGAGGTGAAAGCGAAGCCATGA
- a CDS encoding MFS transporter, which produces MPRDIKLMTLSLFLWGWGYGLYAYVFPLHIRSLGALPGEVGAVFSIMLIALAVSYVPGGIIADRCERKRTILLSWLIGVPAPLLYYFAADYKVIAAGAALYSLSMVGYPAMNAYAAQKAPAGMSGLAFGVINSGYAAGMIVGPVLGGWLAEIVGTRNVFLISFAFFAVAVAVLCLIGSQSPGCAACESHARNNATPGRSTQGYAGLLRQGRFRRFVATYSCMAIAYYMIQPLVSQYLGDEMGASLSFIGLTGSIMSLGQATITLVLGRCADKWGTAVALGGNGFVFSVAVLGLVTVRSIALLAVVVFLAGAFMAGQGVALAGVGEALGGSATGRAFGLFNLAVAASSIVGPYAGGILYERSSTAPFLASAGASALLSLVLLLGGRRSCHNKESGEVVHPGAPALSDGSPLTNSYLGGTRDA; this is translated from the coding sequence ATGCCGAGAGATATCAAGCTGATGACATTGAGCCTGTTCCTCTGGGGATGGGGGTACGGTCTGTATGCGTACGTCTTTCCATTGCACATCCGGTCACTAGGTGCCTTGCCGGGCGAAGTCGGAGCCGTCTTCTCCATCATGTTGATCGCCCTTGCCGTCTCGTACGTGCCCGGCGGGATTATCGCGGATAGGTGTGAGAGGAAGCGAACGATTCTCCTTTCCTGGCTCATAGGTGTTCCTGCGCCTCTCCTCTACTACTTCGCCGCTGACTACAAGGTCATCGCGGCCGGAGCCGCGCTTTACTCGCTGTCGATGGTAGGCTATCCAGCGATGAACGCGTACGCGGCGCAGAAAGCCCCTGCAGGCATGTCCGGCCTCGCATTCGGCGTGATCAACTCCGGATACGCAGCTGGAATGATAGTCGGTCCTGTGTTGGGCGGATGGCTTGCGGAGATCGTCGGCACGAGGAACGTGTTCCTGATCAGCTTTGCATTCTTTGCGGTTGCCGTGGCGGTGCTGTGCCTAATCGGCTCTCAGTCGCCCGGCTGCGCCGCTTGCGAATCGCACGCGCGGAACAACGCCACGCCGGGACGCTCAACGCAAGGGTACGCAGGCCTTCTACGACAGGGGCGATTCCGCAGATTCGTCGCGACTTATTCGTGCATGGCAATCGCCTACTACATGATCCAGCCCCTCGTGTCCCAGTACTTGGGAGATGAGATGGGAGCGAGCTTGTCGTTCATCGGGTTGACCGGGTCCATCATGTCGCTCGGCCAGGCGACCATAACGCTCGTGCTCGGTCGATGTGCAGACAAGTGGGGCACAGCTGTCGCTCTTGGGGGGAACGGATTCGTGTTCTCCGTGGCCGTGCTCGGCCTCGTGACAGTGCGCAGCATCGCGCTGCTTGCCGTGGTCGTGTTCCTCGCGGGCGCGTTCATGGCCGGTCAAGGGGTAGCTCTCGCAGGTGTCGGAGAAGCCCTCGGCGGGTCGGCCACGGGGCGAGCTTTCGGCCTCTTCAACCTGGCCGTGGCCGCAAGCTCGATAGTCGGTCCGTACGCCGGCGGCATCTTGTACGAGAGATCGTCGACTGCGCCGTTCCTTGCGTCCGCAGGAGCATCCGCTTTACTGTCGTTGGTGCTACTCTTGGGCGGACGCAGATCATGCCACAATAAGGAGAGCGGGGAGGTGGTTCATCCAGGGGCACCTGCGCTTTCGGACGGTTCTCCGCTGACTAACTCTTACCTAGGAGGGACAAGAGATGCGTAG
- a CDS encoding energy-coupling factor transporter transmembrane protein EcfT: protein MIVEYESKDTPIHSLDPRAKILWLLVVVVVSVIWSDPVYLAGLAASVFLFGAFARFPWGRLKGLVTFLAVVAVVITLAQGVSYTPAVAHLRTPGRVLFHVVPAWVPGIGPAWPVKLGGFLYGIGMTLKVLTVLVAVAVLGYVTSPSEIVQLIARIPKMPYQVGFIVSTAWKFVPVVQAQVRSLMDAHKSKGVELERGSFVERLKKTSRVVSPLFANALFMADTLALAMESRAFGSSKRFTFLRPYRFKTPDYVVVLACIGAAIASVVGLAVYKVGAL from the coding sequence ATGATCGTCGAGTATGAGAGCAAGGACACTCCGATACATTCCCTCGACCCAAGGGCCAAGATCCTCTGGCTTCTGGTCGTCGTGGTCGTCAGCGTTATCTGGTCGGATCCCGTGTACCTTGCCGGGCTAGCGGCGAGCGTGTTCCTCTTCGGAGCCTTCGCTCGGTTCCCGTGGGGGAGGCTCAAGGGGCTCGTGACCTTCCTGGCAGTGGTAGCAGTGGTGATCACGCTTGCCCAGGGCGTGTCGTACACCCCGGCTGTCGCGCATCTGCGGACACCAGGCCGGGTACTCTTCCATGTCGTGCCGGCATGGGTGCCGGGCATCGGTCCGGCGTGGCCTGTGAAGCTTGGCGGATTTCTCTACGGGATCGGGATGACACTCAAGGTCCTCACCGTCCTGGTGGCCGTCGCTGTGCTGGGGTATGTGACCTCGCCGTCAGAGATAGTCCAGCTCATCGCGAGGATTCCCAAGATGCCGTATCAGGTGGGGTTCATTGTCTCGACTGCATGGAAGTTCGTTCCTGTGGTCCAAGCCCAAGTGCGATCCCTGATGGACGCTCACAAGTCAAAAGGGGTGGAGCTCGAGCGGGGCAGCTTCGTGGAAAGGCTCAAGAAAACCTCACGGGTAGTGTCGCCCCTCTTCGCCAACGCCCTTTTTATGGCAGATACACTCGCCCTGGCCATGGAGTCGCGCGCTTTCGGCTCGAGCAAGCGGTTCACCTTCCTGCGGCCATATAGGTTCAAGACGCCTGACTATGTGGTGGTCTTGGCGTGCATTGGTGCGGCGATCGCGAGCGTAGTGGGTCTCGCCGTCTACAAGGTGGGAGCGCTCTGA
- a CDS encoding ADP-ribosylglycohydrolase family protein: protein MEVLRRVNSELLLRATGCLAGLAVGDAMGMAVEFMTREEIRKQFRRVDRFLQPLPGHVHTGTPAGRVTDDTEQTWALARALLASGRITPRVAADAYLEWADRTNAFETSFLGPSSRSALERLRSGEDPTRTGEKGATVGAAMRVAPIGIVNAGDPAAAANEAYLSSLPTHGVNIAIAGACALAAGVACAVAGGSLDAVVEAVLAGAATGQRLGVQWAGATVPARMMLALDLVRRYKDEPEKAEEALYETVGVGMCPAELVATALGLVVLYDGRPRAAIPAAASMGGDTDTLAAMVGALSGALGGIDALPPDWVTTVERMNDLNCEILAKQLIEARARRLEAGDVRRDES, encoded by the coding sequence ATGGAAGTGCTCCGGCGAGTGAATAGCGAGCTCTTGCTTAGGGCAACGGGTTGCCTTGCAGGATTGGCAGTGGGCGATGCGATGGGAATGGCGGTCGAGTTCATGACGAGGGAAGAGATCAGGAAGCAGTTCCGCAGGGTCGATCGATTCCTCCAGCCCCTTCCAGGACACGTCCACACGGGCACACCGGCGGGTAGGGTGACGGACGACACCGAACAGACATGGGCGCTCGCGCGGGCGCTCCTGGCCTCGGGACGCATCACGCCACGCGTGGCGGCCGACGCATACCTCGAATGGGCGGACCGTACGAACGCGTTCGAGACGTCCTTCCTCGGCCCTAGTTCGAGGAGTGCCCTAGAGCGCCTCCGCTCAGGGGAAGACCCGACGCGCACGGGCGAGAAAGGGGCGACTGTCGGAGCTGCGATGCGTGTTGCGCCTATCGGCATCGTGAACGCCGGGGACCCGGCGGCAGCAGCAAACGAGGCGTACCTCTCATCGCTCCCTACACACGGTGTCAACATCGCAATAGCGGGTGCGTGCGCTTTGGCGGCCGGCGTTGCGTGTGCTGTGGCTGGAGGATCGCTCGACGCCGTGGTCGAGGCTGTCCTGGCCGGTGCAGCTACCGGGCAGCGTCTAGGAGTCCAGTGGGCGGGCGCCACGGTGCCGGCACGCATGATGTTGGCGCTCGACTTGGTCCGACGCTACAAGGACGAGCCCGAGAAAGCCGAGGAGGCCCTTTACGAAACCGTCGGGGTCGGCATGTGCCCGGCCGAGCTCGTGGCGACAGCTCTCGGCCTGGTCGTGCTCTATGATGGACGTCCGCGCGCTGCGATCCCGGCCGCCGCAAGTATGGGGGGAGATACAGACACGCTTGCGGCCATGGTTGGCGCTCTCTCAGGGGCGCTCGGCGGCATCGATGCCTTGCCGCCGGATTGGGTGACGACGGTGGAGCGGATGAACGATCTCAATTGCGAGATCCTGGCCAAGCAGCTCATCGAGGCTCGTGCTCGCAGGCTGGAGGCCGGAGACGTTCGGAGGGACGAATCGTGA